In Micromonospora sp. WMMA1363, a genomic segment contains:
- a CDS encoding CRTAC1 family protein has protein sequence MSMTVRWLRRQLAGALALVLMVGLFLASRLPYASADERSELADRYRFTPTAIALPGGFPQQTIRRVNQDYQQIDAWISSVGSAIAMNDLDGDGLANDLCVTDPRTDQVSITPVPGSSGDRYTPFALRPDPLPMTTPMAPMGCVPGDFNEDGRMDLLVYLWGRTPILYLTKAGVTGLSAAAYQPTELVPGAADRYEGPLWNTNTVAVDDFDGDGHVDIYVGNYFPHSAVLDDTVSGGVEMNDSMSHGINGGEDYFFRFTGGSGGPEPTATFEQIDDVLPRAVSKGWALAAGANDLDGDHLPELYIAHDFGPDRLLHNRSTPGELKFALVESAVGRALVPKSKRVGLDSFKGMGVDFGDLDGDGRYDMFVSNITTSFGIEESHFAFIDTATDNADLRRQFAEGRAPYADRSAPLGLAWSGWGWDAKLADFDNGGTLVVAQATGFVKGEVNRWPQLQELATANDELLRHPLWWPHVNSGDDIGGSQRLHFFVKDPGGRYVNLAGELGLDIPVPTRGIATGDADGDGRLDFAVARQWDEPVFYHNQSPSPGAFLGLRLVHDGPAVSEAGRPAPGSPVVGAQVRVTTADGRTFVTRVDGGSGHSGKRSHEAHVGLGRDITGPVRVDLRWRDRAGEVRQQEIRLAPGWHTLRLGSQAQER, from the coding sequence ATGTCGATGACAGTGAGATGGCTGCGCCGCCAACTGGCCGGGGCGCTGGCTCTCGTGCTGATGGTGGGCCTGTTCCTCGCCTCCCGGCTGCCGTACGCCTCGGCCGACGAGCGGTCGGAGCTGGCGGACCGCTACCGGTTCACGCCGACGGCGATCGCGCTGCCGGGCGGGTTCCCGCAGCAGACCATCCGCCGGGTCAATCAGGACTACCAGCAGATCGACGCCTGGATTTCGTCGGTCGGCTCCGCCATCGCGATGAACGACCTGGACGGCGACGGGCTGGCCAACGACCTCTGCGTCACCGACCCCCGCACCGACCAGGTCAGCATCACCCCGGTGCCCGGTTCGAGCGGCGACCGGTACACCCCCTTCGCGCTGCGCCCGGACCCACTGCCGATGACCACACCGATGGCGCCGATGGGCTGCGTGCCCGGCGACTTCAACGAGGACGGCCGGATGGACCTTCTGGTCTACCTCTGGGGCCGGACGCCGATCCTCTACCTGACGAAGGCCGGCGTCACCGGACTGAGCGCCGCGGCGTACCAGCCGACCGAGCTGGTGCCCGGCGCCGCCGACCGGTACGAGGGCCCGCTGTGGAACACCAACACCGTCGCTGTCGACGACTTCGACGGCGACGGCCACGTCGACATCTACGTCGGCAACTACTTCCCGCACAGCGCGGTCCTCGACGACACCGTCAGCGGCGGGGTCGAGATGAACGACTCGATGTCCCACGGCATCAACGGTGGCGAGGACTACTTCTTCCGCTTCACCGGCGGCAGCGGCGGCCCCGAACCGACAGCCACCTTCGAACAGATCGACGACGTCCTGCCCCGCGCGGTGTCCAAGGGCTGGGCGCTCGCGGCCGGCGCCAACGACCTCGACGGCGACCATCTGCCCGAGCTCTACATCGCGCACGACTTCGGCCCGGACCGGCTGCTGCACAACCGCTCCACCCCCGGCGAGCTGAAGTTCGCGCTGGTGGAGAGCGCTGTCGGCCGCGCGCTGGTGCCCAAGTCCAAGCGGGTCGGCCTGGACTCGTTCAAGGGCATGGGCGTCGACTTCGGTGACCTCGACGGCGACGGCCGGTACGACATGTTCGTCAGCAACATCACCACGTCGTTCGGCATCGAAGAAAGCCACTTCGCGTTCATCGACACCGCGACGGACAACGCCGACCTGCGTAGGCAGTTCGCCGAGGGTCGCGCCCCGTACGCCGACCGCAGCGCGCCGCTCGGCCTCGCCTGGTCGGGCTGGGGCTGGGACGCCAAGCTGGCCGACTTCGACAACGGTGGCACCCTGGTCGTCGCACAGGCCACCGGTTTCGTCAAGGGTGAGGTGAACCGCTGGCCGCAGCTCCAGGAACTGGCCACCGCCAACGACGAGCTGCTGCGCCACCCGCTGTGGTGGCCGCACGTCAACTCCGGCGACGACATCGGCGGCAGTCAGCGGCTGCACTTCTTCGTCAAGGATCCGGGCGGCCGCTACGTGAATCTCGCCGGTGAGCTGGGCCTCGACATCCCGGTGCCGACCCGCGGCATCGCCACCGGTGACGCCGACGGCGACGGCCGGCTGGACTTCGCCGTGGCCCGGCAGTGGGACGAGCCGGTCTTCTATCACAACCAGAGCCCGTCGCCGGGGGCCTTCCTCGGGCTCCGGCTGGTCCACGACGGTCCGGCCGTGTCCGAGGCTGGCCGGCCGGCGCCGGGTTCCCCGGTGGTCGGCGCCCAGGTTCGGGTCACCACCGCCGACGGGCGCACCTTCGTCACCCGCGTCGACGGTGGCAGCGGCCATTCCGGCAAGCGCAGCCACGAGGCGCATGTCGGCCTGGGCCGTGACATCACCGGCCCGGTCCGGGTGGACCTGCGGTGGCGCGACCGCGCCGGCGAGGTCCGGCAGCAGGAAATTCGGTTGGCCCCGGGCTGGCACACGCTGCGGCTCGGCTCCCAGGCCCAGGAAAGGTGA
- a CDS encoding DUF1702 family protein, producing the protein MTSAWRTLRRRILTPDMSATNLDVRGFKAKNPAAREMLETVGRTFLTGYSYAAETPSPDPLSRRLDVTPTRFRGFAYEGAAMALAVLDALPGPRRHVARFLAGPGDAHIYMAYVGVGWAMARLPRFRWWTLTAPDPLVRWLVLDGLGFHQAYFATDRYVYGQYREAAFPWPPGDAHRGYADHAIDQGIGRALWFVCGTDAERVAETIEGFAPGRRADLYSGAGLAATYAGGADEEELRAFRRRAGAYHTHVSQGSVFAASARVRAGLVVPHNEVATRALCGMTVVEAADLAERRRPRGDTPGGPPGYEVWRRAVADEFVVIGRN; encoded by the coding sequence GTGACCAGTGCCTGGCGGACGCTCAGACGTCGCATTCTCACACCCGACATGTCGGCCACGAACCTCGACGTGCGTGGATTCAAAGCCAAGAATCCAGCCGCGCGGGAAATGCTCGAAACCGTAGGGCGCACGTTCCTGACCGGATATTCCTACGCGGCGGAGACGCCATCGCCCGACCCATTGTCGCGGCGACTCGACGTGACCCCGACGCGATTCCGCGGGTTCGCGTACGAGGGTGCGGCGATGGCCCTGGCGGTGCTCGACGCGTTACCCGGTCCACGTCGTCACGTGGCCCGGTTTCTCGCCGGACCCGGCGACGCCCACATCTACATGGCGTACGTCGGGGTGGGCTGGGCGATGGCCCGGCTACCGCGGTTCCGCTGGTGGACGCTGACCGCCCCCGACCCGCTGGTGCGCTGGTTGGTGCTGGACGGTCTCGGCTTCCACCAGGCGTACTTCGCCACCGACCGGTACGTGTACGGCCAGTACCGGGAGGCCGCCTTCCCATGGCCACCGGGCGACGCCCACCGCGGCTACGCCGACCACGCCATCGACCAAGGCATCGGCCGGGCGCTCTGGTTCGTCTGCGGTACCGACGCCGAGCGGGTCGCCGAGACCATCGAGGGCTTCGCCCCCGGCCGGCGGGCGGACCTGTACAGCGGCGCCGGACTGGCGGCCACGTACGCGGGCGGGGCCGACGAGGAGGAACTGCGGGCGTTCCGGCGGCGCGCCGGTGCGTACCACACGCACGTCTCCCAGGGCAGTGTCTTCGCCGCCTCGGCCCGCGTCCGGGCGGGGCTCGTGGTCCCGCACAACGAGGTGGCGACCCGGGCACTGTGCGGGATGACCGTGGTCGAAGCCGCCGACCTGGCCGAACGCCGCCGGCCGCGAGGCGACACGCCGGGCGGGCCGCCCGGCTACGAGGTCTGGCGGCGGGCCGTGGCGGACGAGTTCGTCGTGATCGGAAGGAACTGA
- a CDS encoding DUF1702 family protein, with protein MASAVGSVRRMLLAPSLADVSFRRRNFPATPSATTDRLESVPRAVICGFEWGIDTRDQWELERRLELVEEDLRGFAYEGATMACTVLDVMPGRSNRTRALLLGPGRPHVFLAYIGIGFAMARLPRLLWRKVLPDLSGIPYHPTMSWLAVDGYGFDRAYFDTERVVDRQERLARYPWQGAAGYFPRAVDQGVGRALWFVHGGRVPDVAAAVGRFAADRHPDLWSGVGLAATFAGGCAAEPLRRAAGEHASDLAQGAVFAAKARSWSGCVPEHTRSALAGLTGMTVEAAAEFADEVAVPDAVGGHVPPYEIWRNRVRARFHAAATPG; from the coding sequence ATGGCAAGCGCGGTGGGCTCGGTGCGCCGGATGCTGCTGGCGCCGTCCCTGGCCGATGTCTCCTTCCGGCGGCGGAACTTCCCGGCGACGCCGTCGGCGACCACCGATCGGCTCGAGTCGGTGCCGCGCGCGGTGATCTGCGGCTTCGAGTGGGGCATCGACACCCGCGACCAATGGGAGCTCGAACGGCGGCTGGAACTGGTCGAGGAGGATCTGCGCGGCTTCGCGTACGAGGGTGCCACCATGGCCTGCACCGTGCTGGACGTCATGCCGGGTCGCTCGAACCGGACCCGCGCGCTGCTCCTCGGTCCGGGTCGGCCGCACGTCTTCCTCGCGTACATCGGCATCGGTTTCGCGATGGCCCGGCTCCCACGGCTCCTCTGGCGGAAGGTGTTGCCCGACCTGAGCGGGATCCCCTACCACCCGACGATGAGCTGGCTGGCGGTGGACGGGTATGGCTTCGACCGGGCCTACTTCGACACCGAGCGCGTCGTCGACCGGCAGGAGCGGCTCGCCCGGTACCCCTGGCAGGGGGCGGCGGGCTACTTCCCCCGGGCGGTGGACCAGGGCGTCGGCCGGGCCCTGTGGTTCGTCCACGGGGGGCGGGTTCCGGACGTGGCGGCGGCGGTCGGCCGGTTCGCCGCCGACCGGCATCCGGACCTGTGGAGCGGGGTTGGGCTCGCCGCCACCTTCGCCGGCGGTTGCGCCGCCGAGCCGCTGCGCCGCGCCGCCGGCGAGCACGCTTCGGACCTGGCCCAGGGCGCGGTGTTCGCGGCCAAGGCCCGCTCCTGGTCCGGGTGCGTCCCGGAGCACACCCGATCGGCCCTGGCCGGGCTCACCGGGATGACGGTGGAGGCCGCCGCCGAGTTCGCCGACGAGGTCGCCGTCCCCGACGCCGTGGGCGGACACGTGCCGCCGTACGAGATCTGGCGCAACCGGGTGCGGGCGCGGTTCCACGCGGCGGCGACCCCCGGTTGA
- a CDS encoding carboxymuconolactone decarboxylase family protein produces the protein MVAGRVVSSVVQRQVRYVRPVPVPTAAGVVGAVYGQAAEEMRIVNPPVLLHSSAPPVLAAYWMLMREPLLATGNAGRLAKEAVAAAVSVANICPYCADMHSTGMYELGDAGDAEAIVADRVEQVRDEAVRQVAGWARSAHLADLPGVADAPFGEADRPELVGVLVAFHYLTRMVNVFLANFLLPPGLGSSARRRLKFGISRLLRPTLREPYPPGRALSLLPPADLPADARWAAGNPAVAAAVARSYAAFEAAGKRTLTPAVRERVLRRLADWRGEETGISRQWCEDSVVDLSPADRAAGRLALLTAFASYQVDEEVVDEFRAHHPDDRSLVEAAAWSSFAAARRVGSHHVPRSYLLHR, from the coding sequence ATGGTTGCCGGACGGGTAGTCTCGTCGGTCGTCCAGCGCCAGGTCAGGTACGTCCGGCCGGTGCCGGTCCCGACGGCCGCGGGGGTGGTGGGTGCGGTCTACGGCCAAGCCGCCGAGGAGATGCGGATCGTCAATCCGCCGGTGCTGCTGCACTCGTCGGCGCCGCCGGTCCTGGCCGCGTACTGGATGCTCATGCGGGAACCGCTGCTGGCCACCGGCAACGCCGGCCGGCTGGCAAAGGAGGCGGTGGCCGCCGCCGTCTCGGTGGCCAACATCTGCCCGTACTGCGCCGACATGCACAGCACCGGGATGTACGAGCTGGGCGACGCCGGCGACGCGGAGGCGATCGTCGCCGACCGGGTCGAGCAGGTGCGCGACGAGGCGGTCCGGCAGGTGGCGGGCTGGGCCCGCTCGGCGCACCTGGCCGACCTGCCGGGGGTCGCCGACGCCCCGTTCGGCGAGGCGGACCGTCCCGAGCTGGTCGGTGTCCTGGTCGCCTTCCACTACCTGACCCGCATGGTCAACGTCTTCCTGGCGAACTTCCTGCTGCCTCCTGGTCTGGGGTCGAGCGCCCGCCGCCGGCTCAAGTTCGGCATCAGCCGGCTGCTGCGCCCGACGCTGCGCGAGCCGTATCCGCCGGGCCGCGCGCTGTCCCTGCTGCCGCCGGCGGACCTGCCCGCCGATGCCCGGTGGGCCGCCGGCAACCCGGCCGTGGCCGCGGCCGTGGCCCGCTCATACGCTGCCTTCGAAGCGGCCGGCAAACGGACGCTTACGCCGGCGGTCCGCGAGCGGGTGCTCCGCCGGCTGGCGGATTGGCGGGGCGAGGAGACCGGCATCAGCCGGCAGTGGTGCGAGGACTCGGTCGTCGACCTGTCCCCCGCCGATCGCGCCGCCGGTCGGCTCGCCCTGCTCACCGCGTTCGCCTCCTACCAGGTCGACGAGGAGGTGGTGGACGAGTTTCGCGCCCACCATCCCGACGACCGCAGCCTGGTGGAGGCCGCCGCCTGGTCGAGCTTCGCCGCCGCCCGCCGGGTGGGCAGCCACCATGTGCCACGGTCGTACCTGCTCCACCGTTGA
- a CDS encoding NAD-dependent epimerase/dehydratase family protein — protein sequence MTVLVTGGTGFLGSHSVAALVAAGHPVRLLVRDPTRVPVALRPLGVQPAAVEVVTGEVTDPAAVSAAVHGCTAALHAASVYSFDTRDHARLRAVNVRGAELVLGAAVAAGLDPVVHVSTFGALVPARRSPITAEAEVGEPRETYLASKASAERVARRHQAAGAPVVVTYPLAALGPHDPHLGDQTARLRNALRGLMPIWPRGGFPVGDVRDVARLHAMVLEPGRGPRRYLGPGRYVDTREYLDVLRRVTGRALPAVRLPAAAMLPVGAVTGLVQRVTPVHLPAEYGAIYTCAVAGPVDTSATDRLLDGSPVPFERTVADTVAWLAATGRVSPRQAGRLAAGRPGPAGRPAAGPR from the coding sequence ATGACGGTGCTGGTGACCGGTGGTACGGGGTTCCTCGGGTCGCACTCGGTGGCGGCGCTGGTCGCGGCGGGGCATCCGGTGCGCCTGCTCGTCCGGGACCCGACGCGGGTGCCGGTGGCGTTGCGGCCGCTGGGGGTGCAGCCCGCCGCGGTCGAGGTGGTCACGGGCGAGGTGACCGACCCGGCCGCCGTGTCCGCCGCCGTCCACGGATGCACGGCGGCTCTGCACGCCGCGTCGGTGTACAGCTTCGACACCCGCGACCACGCCCGCTTGCGGGCGGTCAACGTGCGCGGCGCCGAGCTGGTGCTCGGCGCCGCCGTCGCCGCCGGGCTCGACCCGGTCGTGCACGTCTCCACCTTCGGCGCGCTGGTGCCAGCGCGGCGGAGCCCGATCACTGCCGAGGCGGAGGTGGGCGAGCCCCGGGAGACGTACCTGGCCAGCAAGGCGAGTGCCGAGCGGGTGGCCCGGCGGCATCAGGCCGCGGGCGCGCCGGTCGTCGTGACGTACCCGCTGGCGGCGCTCGGACCGCACGACCCACACCTGGGTGACCAAACCGCCCGGCTGCGCAACGCCTTACGTGGGCTGATGCCGATCTGGCCGCGCGGTGGCTTTCCGGTCGGTGACGTACGGGACGTGGCCCGCCTGCACGCCATGGTGCTCGAGCCGGGGCGCGGCCCCCGCCGGTACCTGGGGCCGGGTCGCTACGTGGACACCCGGGAGTACCTGGACGTGCTTCGCCGGGTGACCGGGCGGGCGCTGCCCGCGGTACGTCTGCCGGCCGCCGCGATGCTGCCGGTCGGCGCGGTGACCGGGCTGGTGCAACGCGTCACACCCGTGCACCTACCGGCCGAGTACGGCGCCATCTACACCTGCGCGGTGGCCGGGCCGGTGGACACCTCGGCCACCGACCGGCTGCTGGACGGGTCGCCCGTGCCGTTCGAGCGCACCGTCGCCGACACGGTGGCCTGGTTGGCGGCTACCGGCCGGGTCAGCCCCCGCCAGGCCGGTCGGCTGGCCGCCGGGCGTCCCGGGCCAGCCGGGCGCCCAGCTGCCGGGCCGCGGTGA
- a CDS encoding carboxymuconolactone decarboxylase family protein: MVNRFARAAVRRSLGRVRYLRPVFPSSAPPAVRRVYDPLEREFGVLAPPVALHAPAPRALAAAWVILRETLVARGRCTRAAREAVAAAVSVGNACPYCVDVHASTMQGLVRGSDAAAVAADRVDSIGDPGVRELVRWLRDDASATGDAPPFPAEAASEVIGVAVTFHYLNRMVNVFLDASPMPAVLPGRLRGGARRLLGVLLRPAARRAAAPGDALDLLPTAPLPPDLGWATGTPTVAAAFARASATVDELADAVVPTPVRDLVGERIAAWDGSPPGLSRAWAADAVAALPPGHRATARLALLTAMASYQVDDAVVDDHRRRAPGDADLVAVTAWASLTAARQLGARLARDARRPADRPGGG; the protein is encoded by the coding sequence GTGGTCAACAGGTTCGCCCGGGCTGCCGTCCGCCGCTCGCTGGGGCGCGTTCGGTACCTCCGCCCGGTCTTCCCGTCGTCGGCGCCGCCGGCCGTGCGCCGGGTGTACGACCCGTTGGAGCGCGAGTTCGGCGTCCTCGCCCCGCCTGTGGCGCTGCACGCGCCGGCGCCGCGGGCGCTGGCCGCCGCGTGGGTGATCCTGCGGGAGACGCTGGTCGCCCGGGGCCGCTGCACCCGTGCCGCCCGGGAGGCGGTCGCCGCGGCTGTCTCCGTCGGCAACGCGTGTCCGTACTGCGTGGACGTGCATGCCTCCACCATGCAGGGCCTGGTCCGGGGATCGGATGCCGCCGCCGTTGCGGCCGACCGCGTCGACTCGATCGGCGACCCGGGGGTCCGCGAACTGGTGCGTTGGCTACGCGACGACGCCTCGGCCACCGGCGACGCGCCGCCGTTCCCGGCCGAGGCGGCTTCCGAAGTGATCGGCGTGGCGGTGACCTTCCACTACCTGAACCGGATGGTGAACGTCTTCCTCGACGCCTCGCCGATGCCGGCGGTTCTGCCCGGTCGGCTGCGTGGCGGGGCCCGCCGGCTCCTCGGCGTGCTGCTGCGCCCGGCGGCCCGCCGGGCGGCTGCGCCCGGTGACGCCCTGGATCTGCTTCCGACCGCGCCGCTCCCACCGGACCTTGGCTGGGCCACCGGCACCCCCACCGTCGCCGCCGCGTTCGCACGAGCGTCGGCGACGGTGGACGAGCTGGCCGACGCGGTCGTGCCGACGCCGGTGCGGGATCTGGTGGGGGAGCGCATCGCCGCCTGGGACGGCAGCCCGCCCGGCCTCAGCCGGGCCTGGGCCGCCGACGCCGTGGCCGCGCTGCCCCCGGGGCACCGGGCCACCGCGCGGCTGGCGCTGCTCACCGCGATGGCCTCCTACCAGGTCGACGACGCGGTGGTCGACGACCATCGGCGCCGTGCGCCCGGCGACGCGGACCTGGTGGCTGTGACCGCTTGGGCCAGCCTCACCGCGGCCCGGCAGCTGGGCGCCCGGCTGGCCCGGGACGCCCGGCGGCCAGCCGACCGGCCTGGCGGGGGCTGA
- a CDS encoding GMC family oxidoreductase — MTAIESTDVVVVGSGFGGAIAAYHLAAGGARVVVLERGPWLTGQDFDQDFKFGASSTRAFDFTVADGMSVLAGNCVGGGSVVYFAAMPRAPRFVFERHGSIGRRMWPAVISRNALDPWYDRVAEALPVTRQEWSEVPYAGGLWAAACHHAGRTANPVPVAIDNEKCVNCNWMMSGCRFDAKRSLLLNYLPAALAHNAQIRPLHEVQKLTRTDDGGYRLHYTVIDDVDYRVEAGCGVIDAKIVVLAAGAGATPVILQRSADTLGPMPAAVGRYFSGNGERLNTAVIDEERVRDVLGLSRSDGVPYEAYQIGKGPCVASWDRLDGSLPEYLRYSLEQLYFPPGFGTILAQVPDPTGPAWFGVAKKELLRHWKSWLTVFTMSEDDNEGVFGPPPPTGNSVRVSQQMLGRGSLRYRPTENTLRGWAASDAEVRDILERDGLARVMPWTNDVVGAYTVHPLASCRIGDDPATSALDDRHELRGNPGIFVTDGSAVPGALTVNPAMTIAALAERAVPGIVEAARQRGVPVRYGAPAPDGATAGRDAVLPLVGGATRR; from the coding sequence ATGACGGCCATCGAGAGCACTGACGTCGTGGTGGTCGGCAGCGGGTTCGGCGGCGCGATTGCCGCCTACCACCTGGCGGCTGGCGGCGCCCGGGTCGTGGTGCTGGAGCGCGGACCGTGGCTCACCGGGCAGGACTTCGACCAGGACTTCAAGTTCGGCGCGTCGTCCACCCGGGCCTTCGACTTCACCGTCGCCGACGGTATGAGCGTGCTGGCCGGCAACTGCGTCGGTGGTGGCAGCGTGGTCTACTTCGCCGCGATGCCGCGTGCGCCGCGGTTCGTCTTCGAGCGGCACGGCAGCATCGGCCGCCGGATGTGGCCGGCCGTCATCAGCCGCAACGCCCTGGATCCCTGGTACGACCGGGTCGCCGAGGCGCTGCCCGTCACCCGGCAGGAGTGGTCGGAGGTGCCGTACGCGGGCGGCCTGTGGGCCGCGGCCTGCCACCACGCCGGACGCACCGCGAACCCGGTGCCGGTGGCGATCGACAACGAGAAGTGCGTCAACTGCAACTGGATGATGTCCGGCTGCCGCTTCGACGCCAAGCGTTCGCTGCTGCTCAACTACCTGCCGGCCGCGTTGGCCCACAACGCGCAGATCCGGCCGCTGCACGAGGTGCAGAAGCTGACCAGGACCGACGACGGTGGCTACCGGCTGCACTACACCGTGATCGACGACGTCGACTACCGGGTCGAGGCGGGCTGCGGCGTGATCGACGCGAAGATCGTCGTGCTGGCCGCCGGCGCCGGGGCGACGCCGGTGATCCTGCAACGCTCCGCCGACACCCTCGGTCCGATGCCGGCCGCGGTGGGACGTTACTTCTCCGGAAACGGGGAGCGGTTGAACACCGCGGTCATCGACGAGGAGCGGGTGCGTGACGTGCTGGGGCTCAGTCGCTCCGACGGGGTGCCGTACGAGGCGTACCAGATCGGCAAGGGACCCTGCGTGGCCAGTTGGGACCGACTGGACGGGTCGCTACCGGAGTACCTGCGCTACTCGCTGGAGCAGCTCTACTTCCCACCCGGGTTCGGCACCATCCTCGCCCAGGTGCCCGACCCGACCGGGCCGGCCTGGTTCGGCGTGGCGAAGAAGGAACTGCTCCGGCACTGGAAGTCCTGGTTGACCGTCTTCACGATGAGCGAGGACGACAACGAGGGCGTCTTCGGACCGCCCCCGCCCACCGGTAACTCGGTCCGGGTTTCCCAGCAGATGCTCGGGCGGGGGTCACTGCGCTACCGGCCCACCGAGAACACGCTGCGTGGCTGGGCCGCCTCGGACGCGGAGGTGCGGGACATTCTGGAACGCGACGGTCTGGCCCGGGTCATGCCGTGGACCAACGACGTGGTCGGGGCGTACACCGTGCATCCGCTTGCGTCCTGCCGCATCGGCGACGACCCGGCTACCTCGGCGCTGGACGACCGGCACGAGCTGCGTGGCAACCCGGGCATCTTCGTCACCGACGGCTCGGCGGTGCCGGGCGCGCTGACGGTCAACCCGGCGATGACCATCGCGGCGCTGGCCGAACGGGCGGTCCCCGGCATCGTCGAGGCCGCCCGGCAGCGCGGTGTCCCGGTGCGCTACGGCGCACCCGCGCCGGACGGCGCGACGGCCGGCCGGGACGCGGTGCTGCCTCTGGTGGGCGGCGCGACACGTCGGTAG
- a CDS encoding DUF5987 family protein: MTLEAFADTILPGEKRFPDDVAVAGAADGGGAVASGAVAVLRTDEGGMAPALDNLAEALNGHAGGYAAERGLRLDSTVPPFVALSFTDRTDLVTRLTDPAHPQRDVWVSVAMFSTIAFDAAAHLHTTEALAAGHPGMTTMGFKPPGADNLWRFPEFSYGRQLARPHPDTTPSGSPA; encoded by the coding sequence ATGACGCTCGAAGCGTTTGCCGACACCATTCTTCCAGGGGAGAAACGCTTCCCCGACGACGTCGCGGTGGCCGGCGCGGCCGACGGTGGCGGCGCGGTCGCCTCCGGCGCCGTCGCCGTGCTCCGAACCGACGAGGGCGGCATGGCTCCCGCGCTGGACAACCTCGCCGAGGCGCTCAACGGGCACGCCGGCGGGTACGCGGCCGAGCGCGGCCTGCGTCTCGACTCGACGGTGCCGCCGTTCGTCGCCCTCTCCTTCACCGATCGCACCGACCTGGTGACGCGGTTGACCGACCCGGCCCACCCGCAGCGAGACGTCTGGGTGAGCGTGGCGATGTTCAGCACGATCGCCTTCGACGCCGCCGCGCATCTGCACACCACCGAGGCCCTCGCCGCCGGGCATCCGGGAATGACCACGATGGGGTTCAAGCCGCCGGGGGCCGACAACCTGTGGCGTTTCCCGGAGTTCTCCTACGGCCGGCAGCTCGCCCGCCCCCACCCCGACACGACACCCTCAGGGAGTCCGGCATGA
- a CDS encoding copper resistance CopC family protein, producing MARAAYALAVLSVAALVVLAGPRAAHADERLTTSDPAADATLATTPAAVELTFTGEPELTDSHVVVLDARAAEVSTGEPRRADRWTLRQPVTPGVTGDLTVAWHVSFHDGGESRGTLRFSVGTGRPPAPAGPALDRAATDLLDSHLHTVDPLSAVLLLVNGVVVLGAATLLAVRDPRRPRPWRLPADFGGPGPPTILPRTGDPNPARADDQTTGRGTT from the coding sequence ATGGCCCGCGCGGCGTACGCCCTCGCCGTGCTGTCCGTGGCCGCGCTCGTCGTCCTGGCGGGACCGCGCGCGGCCCACGCGGACGAGCGGCTCACCACCAGCGACCCGGCCGCCGACGCGACGCTCGCGACGACGCCGGCGGCGGTTGAGCTGACCTTCACCGGGGAGCCGGAGCTCACCGACTCGCACGTCGTGGTGCTGGACGCCCGGGCGGCGGAGGTGAGCACCGGGGAGCCGCGGCGGGCGGACCGGTGGACGCTACGGCAACCGGTCACCCCCGGGGTCACCGGGGACCTGACCGTGGCCTGGCACGTCAGCTTTCACGACGGCGGCGAAAGCCGCGGCACGCTGCGGTTCAGCGTCGGGACCGGCCGCCCGCCCGCACCGGCCGGGCCGGCGTTGGACCGAGCCGCCACCGATCTCCTCGACTCCCATCTGCACACCGTCGATCCGCTCAGCGCGGTACTGCTCCTCGTCAACGGGGTGGTGGTACTGGGCGCCGCCACCCTGCTCGCGGTCCGCGATCCGCGCCGCCCGCGGCCATGGCGCCTGCCGGCCGATTTCGGCGGGCCCGGGCCACCGACCATCCTCCCGCGGACCGGCGATCCCAACCCGGCCCGCGCCGACGACCAGACAACCGGAAGGGGTACGACGTGA